A portion of the Streptomyces sp. NBC_00376 genome contains these proteins:
- a CDS encoding nitrate- and nitrite sensing domain-containing protein — protein sequence MSKFSTDLTSPEAGIIKEHALRTRASRRTAPTTMSLRTALLVLAIVPGVALAALWAVTSGQTLLDFQRQAAQGQLAQKAGQPSNIVYYNLQAERRLSAEALARHEGATDELQRQRKLTDDAVKSFQTLSDVATDDAPAEVRDAVGKAREAINQLPAQRALVDDGGSDQQKAVYGYYTDLIAVDLQLFAALSHVDNGRITTLSQPLVDLFWTKEMISRSDALLARGWSKGKLSTEDLKLVREAVSGQELQYSTKVVPQLPPDEKAMWEEITRSSAWKTKTRVENDVLRPADADAKGFVTLDAQEKTWRGAMDELTPQIEKLLEHRTASVVEEGKGSVMSLLFKMVLTTVVGLLAVIAVIWTTWRLTRNLRRRIGSLQERAEELEKALPDVVERLAQGERIDVEAEARAIEPDGKDSRSDELTQLGDALNLARTSALAAAVKQADQHRGFERLLQRIARRTQQLIGQQLKKLDELERRHEDPEVLDGLFDLDHLTARLRRYEENLVILAGGSPHRRWRKPVPLLDVMRSAQGEVQDYRRVVLDLDGSPWLSERAVGPVSHVLAELIENALSFSRPPSPVEVRAAKVSRGLAIEVEDRGLGMEEDQLAAANELMVRPPRMDVLAHSDDIRLGLYVIARLADQHGLRVEFRSSAYGGTRVVLLVPDELTVPEPRTGPVGVPAPAAAAPAPSAPSADGALPTRVQGQALAGVTALHTSGAPYATTEQPYPAAEQPYPAPEPEPYRPEQEQEQEQPYVPPYAPPAAPYAAQESPYGQAEQPYMTAAGQYPVDQPPYPAPEGRYPGDQEPFATPQQPYPAPYASAPGTDRATPLPIPAPRLSDPESVPPARLPVSEPDHPAPPDVAAIHARDAGHGSDRPDLPAPGAEPPLPRRIRQASLADELRLDPAASRPGAPQPPDRPENPQPRPAPRRAGAAIGAFQRRSRAARATDEAPKQPAPPATPLPTREERP from the coding sequence GTGTCGAAGTTCTCAACGGATTTGACCAGTCCTGAGGCTGGCATCATCAAGGAGCACGCCCTGCGCACGCGCGCCTCACGGCGGACCGCACCGACCACCATGTCGCTGCGGACAGCCCTGCTCGTCCTGGCCATCGTTCCCGGCGTCGCACTGGCCGCTCTCTGGGCCGTCACCAGTGGTCAGACCCTGCTGGACTTCCAACGCCAGGCCGCACAGGGGCAGTTGGCACAGAAGGCCGGCCAGCCGTCCAACATCGTGTACTACAACCTGCAGGCGGAGCGCCGGCTCAGCGCCGAGGCGCTCGCCCGGCACGAGGGCGCCACCGACGAACTCCAGCGGCAGCGCAAGCTGACCGACGACGCCGTCAAGAGCTTCCAGACGCTCTCCGACGTGGCCACCGACGACGCACCCGCCGAGGTCCGTGACGCGGTCGGCAAGGCCCGGGAGGCCATCAACCAGCTCCCGGCCCAGCGCGCCCTCGTCGACGACGGCGGCAGCGACCAGCAGAAGGCCGTGTACGGCTACTACACGGATCTGATCGCGGTCGACCTCCAGCTCTTCGCGGCGCTCAGCCACGTCGACAACGGCCGGATCACCACGCTCTCCCAGCCGCTGGTCGACCTGTTCTGGACCAAGGAGATGATCTCCCGCTCGGACGCCCTGCTGGCGCGCGGCTGGTCCAAGGGGAAGCTGAGCACCGAGGACCTCAAGCTGGTCCGGGAGGCCGTCTCCGGCCAGGAACTCCAGTACTCCACCAAGGTCGTTCCCCAACTGCCCCCGGACGAGAAGGCCATGTGGGAGGAGATCACCCGCAGCTCGGCCTGGAAGACCAAGACGCGGGTGGAGAACGACGTACTGCGCCCGGCCGATGCCGACGCGAAGGGCTTCGTCACCCTCGACGCCCAGGAGAAGACCTGGCGCGGGGCGATGGACGAACTCACCCCGCAGATCGAGAAGCTCCTTGAGCACCGCACCGCCAGTGTGGTCGAGGAGGGCAAGGGCAGCGTCATGTCGCTGCTGTTCAAGATGGTGCTGACCACGGTCGTCGGCCTGCTGGCCGTGATCGCGGTCATCTGGACCACCTGGCGCCTCACCCGCAACCTCCGCCGCCGGATCGGCAGCCTCCAGGAGCGGGCCGAGGAGCTGGAGAAGGCCCTGCCGGACGTCGTCGAGCGGCTCGCCCAGGGCGAGCGGATCGATGTCGAGGCCGAGGCGCGGGCCATCGAGCCCGACGGCAAGGACAGCCGCAGCGACGAGCTGACCCAGCTCGGCGACGCGCTCAACCTGGCGCGCACCAGTGCGCTGGCCGCGGCCGTCAAACAGGCCGACCAGCACCGCGGCTTCGAGCGGCTGCTCCAGCGCATCGCCCGCCGCACCCAGCAGTTGATCGGCCAGCAGCTGAAGAAGCTGGACGAACTGGAGCGCAGGCACGAGGACCCCGAGGTGCTCGACGGCCTCTTCGACCTGGACCACCTCACCGCCCGACTGCGGCGGTACGAGGAGAACCTGGTGATCCTCGCGGGCGGTTCCCCGCACCGGCGCTGGCGCAAGCCGGTTCCGCTGCTGGACGTGATGCGTTCCGCCCAGGGCGAGGTGCAGGACTACCGGCGCGTGGTGCTTGACCTCGACGGCAGCCCCTGGCTGTCGGAGCGGGCCGTCGGCCCGGTCTCCCATGTGCTCGCCGAGCTCATCGAGAACGCGCTCAGCTTCTCCCGGCCGCCGAGCCCGGTCGAGGTCAGGGCCGCCAAGGTGAGCCGCGGACTGGCCATCGAGGTCGAGGACCGCGGACTGGGGATGGAGGAGGACCAGCTGGCCGCGGCCAACGAACTGATGGTCCGGCCGCCCCGGATGGACGTGCTCGCCCACTCCGACGACATCCGTCTCGGCCTGTACGTGATCGCGCGGCTCGCGGACCAGCACGGCCTGCGGGTGGAGTTCCGCTCCTCCGCGTACGGCGGTACCCGCGTGGTCCTGCTCGTCCCCGACGAGCTGACCGTCCCCGAACCGCGTACCGGCCCGGTCGGCGTGCCGGCCCCGGCTGCCGCCGCCCCGGCTCCTTCCGCCCCTTCGGCCGACGGCGCGCTGCCCACCCGCGTACAGGGCCAGGCGCTCGCCGGAGTCACCGCGCTGCACACGTCGGGCGCCCCGTACGCCACCACCGAGCAGCCGTACCCGGCCGCCGAACAGCCCTACCCGGCCCCGGAACCGGAGCCGTACCGGCCGGAGCAGGAACAGGAGCAGGAGCAGCCGTACGTGCCGCCGTACGCTCCGCCGGCGGCGCCGTACGCCGCTCAGGAGAGCCCGTACGGCCAGGCGGAACAGCCGTACATGACGGCCGCCGGACAGTATCCCGTGGACCAGCCGCCGTACCCGGCGCCCGAGGGCCGGTACCCCGGTGACCAGGAGCCGTTCGCGACTCCGCAGCAGCCGTATCCGGCTCCGTACGCCTCCGCCCCCGGGACGGACCGCGCGACGCCCCTCCCGATTCCCGCGCCCCGGCTGTCCGACCCGGAAAGCGTCCCGCCCGCCCGGCTGCCGGTGTCGGAGCCCGACCACCCGGCCCCGCCGGACGTGGCGGCCATCCACGCCCGGGACGCGGGGCACGGGTCCGACCGGCCCGACCTTCCCGCGCCCGGTGCGGAGCCCCCGTTGCC